A single genomic interval of Spinacia oleracea cultivar Varoflay chromosome 6, BTI_SOV_V1, whole genome shotgun sequence harbors:
- the LOC110784368 gene encoding geraniol 8-hydroxylase-like — protein MDYLSFVLYLLLAWIAIHLVLSSTKKDSDSSPRILPPGPPTVPIFGNLFSLGTKPHISLTELAKRYGPLMTLQLGRVPTVIISSAVMAKEALQRNDISFSNRMVIDAVCALNHHENSLVWSQVSPKWRNLRKICSSHVFSTNRLDASQSLRMNKVKDLLSYATKCSEDNTTVDIGQAAFTTILNLLSSTIFSVDLGDPNSEFTHEFKEIVRGIMEEAGKPNFADYFPLLKKIDPQGIRRRMSVHFQKIIDLFNSMIDKRLQSRKTSDSIQDNDVLDALLGIDQNKTEKLEPSKIPYLLLDLFAAGTDTTSSTLEWAMAELLRNPDILKRVKQELCETIGKENPVQESDIIRLPYLQAIVKETFRLHPAVPFLVPRKVQSDVNLFGFTVPKNAQVLVNVYAIGRDPDVWERPELFDPERFIGSEIDVKGCDFELIPFGAGRRICPGLPLAVRIIHLMLGSLIHGFDWELEGGVSPEMMNMEEKFGFTLERDQRLRAIPVVRV, from the exons ATGGATTACCTGAGTTTTGTGTTGTATCTCCTTTTAGCATGGATTGCAATCCATTTAGTCCTATCAAGTACAAAGAAAGACAGTGATTCAAGTCCAAGAATATTGCCACCGGGTCCTCCAACTGTACCCATCTTTGGGAACCTGTTCAGCCTTGGAACCAAGCCACATATCTCCTTGACTGAGCTTGCTAAGAGATATGGCCCTCTCATGACTCTGCAACTCGGCCGAGTCCCAACAGTGATCATTTCTTCTGCTGTTATGGCAAAAGAAGCCCTCCAAAGAAACGACATATCCTTCTCCAACAGGATGGTCATTGACGCTGTTTGCGCACTCAATCACCATGAAAATTCATTAGTTTGGTCCCAGGTATCACCAAAATGGCGAAACTTGCGCAAAATCTGCAGTTCCCATGTTTTCTCTACCAACAGGCTTGATGCCAGCCAAAGCCTTCGGATGAACAAAGTAAAAGATCTCCTTTCTTATGCTACAAAATGCAGTGAAGACAATACAACAGTGGATATTGGACAAGCAGCTTTTACCACTATCTTAAATCTGCTATCAAGCACTATCTTTTCAGTTGATTTGGGTGATCCCAATTCTGAATTTACTCATGAATTTAAAGAGATTGTAAGAGGTATAATGGAAGAAGCAGGGAAACCCAACTTTGCAGATTACTTCCCACTTCTTAAAAAGATTGACCCACAAGGTATCCGGCGGCGAATGAGTGTGCACTTCCAGAAGATAATTGATTTATTCAACTCCATGATTGATAAACGGTTGCAGAGCAGGAAAACATCAGATTCAATTCAAGACAACGATGTTCTCGATGCTTTGCTAGGCATTGATCAAAATAAAACCGAGAAACTCGAGCCATCAAAAATCCCTTATCTCTTACTg GACTTATTCGCAGCGGGAACAGACACAACATCAAGCACCCTAGAATGGGCCATGGCGGAACTGCTCCGCAACCCAGACATACTAAAGAGGGTAAAGCAAGAACTCTGCGAAACAATCGGAAAAGAAAACCCAGTTCAAGAATCAGACATCATTCGTCTGCCATACTTACAAGCAATCGTAAAGGAAACATTCAGATTACACCCAGCAGTACCATTTCTAGTACCAAGAAAAGTTCAATCAGATGTCAATTTGTTCGGGTTTACAGTACCCAAAAACGCACAAGTTTTGGTGAATGTATATGCAATTGGAAGAGACCCAGATGTTTGGGAGAGACCGGAATTGTTTGATCCGGAAAGGTTTATAGGGTCCGAGATTGATGTAAAGGGGTGTGATTTTGAGCTGATTCCGTTTGGTGCTGGCCGTAGAATTTGTCCCGGGTTGCCGTTGGCAGTTCGGATTATCCATTTGATGCTTGGATCGTTGATTCATGGGTTTGATTGGGAATTGGAGGGTGGGGTTTCGCCGGAGATGATGAATATGGAGGAGAAGTTTGGGTTTACGCTGGAGAGAGATCAGAGGCTTCGTGCAATTCCAGTTGTTCGTGTTTGA
- the LOC110784369 gene encoding geraniol 8-hydroxylase: MDYLNFVLWFALACITIHLLLTIANKGSEKTRKNLPPGPPSLPVIGNLFNLGTKPHISLTELAKKYGPLMTLQLGCLPTVIISSGAVAKEALQKNDISFSNRMILDGVRALGHHEKSVVWLPVGSSQWRTLRKICNSHVFSSSRLDASQSLRRNKVKDLLLYVEKCSQAGVAVDICQVAFTTSLNLLSSTFFSVDLGDPSSQFAREFKRTSRDITEEIGKPNIADYFPILQRIDPQGIRRRTSVHFGKIMSLFKTMIEQRLQRKKQAGSIQGNDVLDSLLGINQEKSKEIESLNIPNLLLDLFAGGTDTTSSTLEWAMAELLHNPDKLKKVKAELYENIGQGNLVEEPDISRLPYLQAVIKETFRLHPAVPFLIPRKVDSDVKLSGFTVPKKAQVLINVWAIGRDPDVWKNPNSFEPERFMGSHIDLKGHDFELIPFGAGRRICPGLPLAIRMLHLMLGSLIHGFDWKLEGGITPEKIDMEEKFGISLQKAQRLHAIPVHV, encoded by the exons ATGGATTACCTGAACTTTGTGCTGTGGTTTGCATTAGCATGCATTACAATCCACCTTCTCCTCACAATTGCAAACAAAGGCAGTGAAAAAACCCGAAAGAATCTTCCACCAGGTCCTCCTTCTTTACCCGTCATAGGGAATCTCTTTAACCTCGGCACCAAGCCACATATATCCTTGACTGAACTTGCCAAAAAATATGGCCCTCTCATGACTCTGCAGCTCGGCTGTTTGCCAACAGTGATCATTTCTTCAGGAGCCGTGGCCAAAGAAGCACTTCAAAAGAATGATATTTCCTTCTCCAACCGGATGATCCTTGATGGTGTCCGTGCACTTGGTCATCATGAGAAATCAGTAGTCTGGTTACCAGTAGGATCATCTCAATGGAGAACCCTACGAAAAATCTGCAACTCACATGTTTTCTCTTCCAGTAGACTCGATGCCAGCCAAAGCCTtcggagaaataaggtgaaagaCCTTCTGTTGTATGTAGAGAAATGTAGCCAAGCTGGTGTAGCAGTGGATATCTGTCAAGTAGCCTTCACCACTTCCTTGAATTTGTTATCAAGTACCTTTTTTTCAGTGGATTTGGGTGATCCCAGCTCTCAGTTTGCTCGTGAATTCAAAAGGACTTCAAGAGATATCACAGAAGAAATAGGGAAACCCAACATTGCAGATTATTTCCCTATACTTCAAAGAATAGACCCACAAGGCATCAGGCGTCGTACGAGTGTTCATTTTGGGAAGATAATGAGTTTATTCAAAACCATGATCGAGCAACGACTGCAGAGAAAGAAGCAAGCAGGCTCAATACAAGGCAATGATGTTCTGGATTCATTGCTAGGCATCAATCAGGAGAAGTCTAAGGAAATCGAATCATTAAATATCCCAAACCTATTACTG GATCTATTTGCTGGTGGAACCGATACAACATCGAGTACCCTTGAATGGGCTATGGCAGAGTTACTACACAATCCTGACAAGCTAAAGAAAGTAAAAGCAGAGCTCTATGAGAACATCGGACAAGGAAACCTGGTAGAGGAACCAGATATCTCCCGACTCCCATACTTGCAAGCAGTTATCAAAGAGACCTTCAGACTACACCCAGCTGTGCCCTTTTTGATTCCCAGAAAAGTTGATTCAGATGTGAAGCTCTCGGGCTTTACAGTACCGAAAAAAGCACAAGTCTTGATCAACGTATGGGCGATTGGGAGGGATCCAGATGTGTGGAAGAACCCGAATTCGTTTGAGCCAGAAAGATTTATGGGATCACACATTGATTTAAAGGGTCATGATTTTGAGCTGATTCCATTTGGTGCTGGCCGTCGAATCTGTCCTGGACTGCCATTGGCGATTCGAATGCTTCATCTGATGTTGGGGTCACTGATACATGGATTTGATTGGAAGCTGGAAGGCGGAATTACACCAGAGAAGATAGATATGGAAGAGAAATTTGGAATCAGCCTGCAGAAAGCTCAGCGACTTCATGCTATTCCAGTACATGTCTGA